From a region of the Alosa sapidissima isolate fAloSap1 chromosome 9, fAloSap1.pri, whole genome shotgun sequence genome:
- the LOC121719280 gene encoding B-cell receptor CD22-like isoform X1, with protein MFILRTCTSLSLYTDRRQFMLHALWTYLLNQTSIAGMKTIITTEQDMLLKGMKVFLVHFLLGLTGVQSEWSVTYSSTHVCGLKGASVVLPCTYQYSNEGAYLGGEWYEEKSGRVIKHSHSNYPDCSLNIDTLSDGDSGVYQFRFYTVLHLTWMTSKPGITVSVTDLTVEEAAAHKQNQTEVTCSSSCSLHPELQYVWYKTGQILQDRTTASILVYEVASYSCAVRGHEALRSPAVCVPDKQCWGVTYSDENICVLMGSSVDIPCTYLHPRDDRIKEMFWFHKQKYEKYFGEKENSCTLRLEHIRESHSGEYTFRFTTGRGQNYSGLPGVNISVTDLQVWAPLDTVKEGDKVTLTCNTTCTLSNDPTFIWYKNGQPVTYKHTTRNNKLQLNPVSSEDAGNYSCAVKGDESLSSIAVSLDVRYKPKNVLVSITASSTTEEASVVTLTCSSDANPPVHTYTWYMKSGAESLVRGTGESISFNVTSDTSGLYYCEAQNEEGSQISTEVTVQTDADVLLPAIVTTFIILAVLLILGIVHLSKKNFERTTDRRPTNIQNDLSVVYSAIIARATTSDPTQRVTSCDQDDVQYASVQINHSKTQEVPLYSTVNTLRTSTLDNNTVYTSVQLLTGSAATRADDDGVICSAVHKP; from the exons ATGTTTATTTTGAGAACATGTACTTCACTCAGCCTATACACTGACAGAAGACAGTTCATGCTGCATGCTTTGTGGACTTATTTACTTAACCAAACATCCATAGCTGGAATGAAGACCATAATCACG ACAGAACAAGATATGCTTTTAAAAGGCATGAAGGTATTTTTGGTGCATTTTCTCCTGGGTCTAACAG GGGTGCAGAGTGAATGGAGTGTGACCTACTCCTCTACACATGTCTGTGGTCTTAAAGGAGCATCAGTGGTCCTGCCCTGCACATACCAGTATTCTAATGAAGGGGCGTATCTGGGAGGAGAGTGGTATGAAGAGAAGAGTGGTAGAGTCATAAAACACAGTCACTCTAATTATCCTGACTGCAGTCTGAACATTGACACACTTTCAGATGGAGACTCTGGTGTTTATCAGTTTCGCTTTTATACAGTCTTACACTTGACTTGGATGACAAGCAAACCTGGGATTACAGTGTCTGTTACAG ATCTGACAGTAGAGGAAGCGGCTGCACACAAACAGAATCAGACTGAGGTgacctgcagctcctcctgcaGTTTGCACCCTGAACTTCAGTATGTCTGGTACAAGACTGGACAGATTCTACAAGACAGAACCACAGCCTCCATACTAGTCTATGAAGTGGCCAGTTACTCCTGTGCAGTGAGAGGTCATGAAGCTCTACGCTCCCCAGCAGTGT GTGTTCCAGATAAACAGTGCTGGGGTGTGACCTACTCTGATGAGAATATCTGTGTATTAATGGGCTCATCAGTGGACATTCCATGCACTTACTTGCACCCAAGAGATGACCGCATCAAAGAAATGTTTTGGTTTCACaaacaaaaatatgaaaagtattttGGTGAAAAAGAAAATAGTTGTACCCTGAGACTGGAACACATCAGAGAGAGTCACTCTGGAGAATATACCTTCAGGTTTACAACAGGACGAGGACAGAATTACTCTGGATTACCTGGAGTCAACATCTCTGTTACAG ATCTGCAGGTGTGGGCACCTCTTGATACAGTGAAAGAGGGGGACAAAGTCACCCTCACCTGTAATACTACCTGTACTCTGAGTAACGACCCCACCTTCATCTGGTACAAGAATGGACAGCCTGTGACCTACAAACATACAACCAGAAACAACAAGCTGCAACTAAACCCAGTCAGCAGTGAGGATGCAGGCAATTACTCCTGTGCTGTTAAAGGAGACGAGAGTCTCTCTTCAATAGCTGTCTCTCTTGATGTCCGAT ACAAGCCAAAGAATGTCCTCGTGTCCATCACTGCCTCTAGTACAACAGAGGAGGCCAGTGTagtgactctgacctgcagcagtgatgccaaCCCACCAGTGCACACCTACACCTGGTACATGAAGAGTGGAGCTGAATCTCTTGTTAGGGGCACAGGGGAGAGTATCAGCTTCAATGTGACCTCTGATACCAGTGGACTTTACTACTGTGAGGCACAAAATGAAGAAGGCTCTCAGATTTCTACTGAAGTCACTGTCCAAACAG ATGCTGATGTCCTCCTGCCAGCCATTGTCACCACATTCATCATTCTCGCCGTCCTGCTGATACTTGGAATTGTGCACTTGAG TAAGAAGAATTTTGAACGTACTACAGACAGAAGACCCACAAACATACAG AATGACTTGAGTGTTGTGTACAGCGCCATCATAGCAAGAGCCACGACCTCTGACCCCACACAGAGAGTGACCTCATGTGATCAAGACGACGTTCAGTATGCCAGTGTTCAGATCAATCACTCAAAAACACAGGAAGTGCCTCTATACTCCACTGTTAACACGCTTCGAACATCCACACTGGACAACAACACTGTCTACACTTCAGTTCAGCTCCTCACAGGGAGTGCTGCCACCAG AGCTGACGATGATGGTGTAATCTGCAGTGCAGTCCACAAACCCTGA
- the LOC121719280 gene encoding B-cell receptor CD22-like isoform X3 codes for MLLKGMKVFLVHFLLGLTGVQSEWSVTYSSTHVCGLKGASVVLPCTYQYSNEGAYLGGEWYEEKSGRVIKHSHSNYPDCSLNIDTLSDGDSGVYQFRFYTVLHLTWMTSKPGITVSVTDLTVEEAAAHKQNQTEVTCSSSCSLHPELQYVWYKTGQILQDRTTASILVYEVASYSCAVRGHEALRSPAVCVPDKQCWGVTYSDENICVLMGSSVDIPCTYLHPRDDRIKEMFWFHKQKYEKYFGEKENSCTLRLEHIRESHSGEYTFRFTTGRGQNYSGLPGVNISVTDLQVWAPLDTVKEGDKVTLTCNTTCTLSNDPTFIWYKNGQPVTYKHTTRNNKLQLNPVSSEDAGNYSCAVKGDESLSSIAVSLDVRYKPKNVLVSITASSTTEEASVVTLTCSSDANPPVHTYTWYMKSGAESLVRGTGESISFNVTSDTSGLYYCEAQNEEGSQISTEVTVQTDADVLLPAIVTTFIILAVLLILGIVHLSKKNFERTTDRRPTNIQNDLSVVYSAIIARATTSDPTQRVTSCDQDDVQYASVQINHSKTQEVPLYSTVNTLRTSTLDNNTVYTSVQLLTGSAATRADDDGVICSAVHKP; via the exons ATGCTTTTAAAAGGCATGAAGGTATTTTTGGTGCATTTTCTCCTGGGTCTAACAG GGGTGCAGAGTGAATGGAGTGTGACCTACTCCTCTACACATGTCTGTGGTCTTAAAGGAGCATCAGTGGTCCTGCCCTGCACATACCAGTATTCTAATGAAGGGGCGTATCTGGGAGGAGAGTGGTATGAAGAGAAGAGTGGTAGAGTCATAAAACACAGTCACTCTAATTATCCTGACTGCAGTCTGAACATTGACACACTTTCAGATGGAGACTCTGGTGTTTATCAGTTTCGCTTTTATACAGTCTTACACTTGACTTGGATGACAAGCAAACCTGGGATTACAGTGTCTGTTACAG ATCTGACAGTAGAGGAAGCGGCTGCACACAAACAGAATCAGACTGAGGTgacctgcagctcctcctgcaGTTTGCACCCTGAACTTCAGTATGTCTGGTACAAGACTGGACAGATTCTACAAGACAGAACCACAGCCTCCATACTAGTCTATGAAGTGGCCAGTTACTCCTGTGCAGTGAGAGGTCATGAAGCTCTACGCTCCCCAGCAGTGT GTGTTCCAGATAAACAGTGCTGGGGTGTGACCTACTCTGATGAGAATATCTGTGTATTAATGGGCTCATCAGTGGACATTCCATGCACTTACTTGCACCCAAGAGATGACCGCATCAAAGAAATGTTTTGGTTTCACaaacaaaaatatgaaaagtattttGGTGAAAAAGAAAATAGTTGTACCCTGAGACTGGAACACATCAGAGAGAGTCACTCTGGAGAATATACCTTCAGGTTTACAACAGGACGAGGACAGAATTACTCTGGATTACCTGGAGTCAACATCTCTGTTACAG ATCTGCAGGTGTGGGCACCTCTTGATACAGTGAAAGAGGGGGACAAAGTCACCCTCACCTGTAATACTACCTGTACTCTGAGTAACGACCCCACCTTCATCTGGTACAAGAATGGACAGCCTGTGACCTACAAACATACAACCAGAAACAACAAGCTGCAACTAAACCCAGTCAGCAGTGAGGATGCAGGCAATTACTCCTGTGCTGTTAAAGGAGACGAGAGTCTCTCTTCAATAGCTGTCTCTCTTGATGTCCGAT ACAAGCCAAAGAATGTCCTCGTGTCCATCACTGCCTCTAGTACAACAGAGGAGGCCAGTGTagtgactctgacctgcagcagtgatgccaaCCCACCAGTGCACACCTACACCTGGTACATGAAGAGTGGAGCTGAATCTCTTGTTAGGGGCACAGGGGAGAGTATCAGCTTCAATGTGACCTCTGATACCAGTGGACTTTACTACTGTGAGGCACAAAATGAAGAAGGCTCTCAGATTTCTACTGAAGTCACTGTCCAAACAG ATGCTGATGTCCTCCTGCCAGCCATTGTCACCACATTCATCATTCTCGCCGTCCTGCTGATACTTGGAATTGTGCACTTGAG TAAGAAGAATTTTGAACGTACTACAGACAGAAGACCCACAAACATACAG AATGACTTGAGTGTTGTGTACAGCGCCATCATAGCAAGAGCCACGACCTCTGACCCCACACAGAGAGTGACCTCATGTGATCAAGACGACGTTCAGTATGCCAGTGTTCAGATCAATCACTCAAAAACACAGGAAGTGCCTCTATACTCCACTGTTAACACGCTTCGAACATCCACACTGGACAACAACACTGTCTACACTTCAGTTCAGCTCCTCACAGGGAGTGCTGCCACCAG AGCTGACGATGATGGTGTAATCTGCAGTGCAGTCCACAAACCCTGA